From the Elaeis guineensis isolate ETL-2024a chromosome 16, EG11, whole genome shotgun sequence genome, the window ATTTGATTTACGATTTCctcagaattgatgcaagatcttatttaatattgactttatcaaatatttattttttttttgacactgAGTTTAGATTTTGTTATTCGAATTAAAGTTTGATCATtacatattaaaatttatttcgcTATTTGTTTATAATATTACGATAAGATATCTTGCatgtttatgaaaaaaaaattttatgagtatgcggtggttgtcatgaccttcgattcacaattTTGGATCAGAAACGTGATATCCTGATTAAGTATaagtaaaataaaattaaaaaaattattttgatcaaaaaaattaaaaaatattaatttgtattgaatatttatttttttattaattatattatatgattcaattttattaaatgattttttttttttaagacgaTGGACAAAAATTTTCAACAAGGGAATAGAGCCGTGAAGAGAACGGTATAAGTCAGCCCACAACCGGTCCCCATTATGCTTAGCAATAAATATGGCACCAGTCTCCAATCCATAGTACCATTCATCTCATCGTAGATGTGAGTAGTCCAGGACACTGTACAACCGCTCTCCAACTACTCTAAAAGGAGGCGTTGTCGGACAGCTGTTATATTCGAATGCCATCGGATCCATCCAATCACAGTAGCTGCCGTTTCCCTCCAGATAAGTCGGACTAGTTTTGGAATGTTAATTGAAGGCGAGTTAGGTGGAGTCAAGATCAATTtggctcaagtaatataatttcGTTGGGATTTTAATTGCTATAGTCTCCTTGGGTTGGATTAGTTAAGTACTGTGTTATAAAGCTGCAAGCGGATACTTTACCCAAAGGaaaagcgaaaaaaaaaaaaggctgcaAGTGGGCTAGACTGGGTGGGGAGTCTAATCATACGCCAACGTTTAGCCTTTGACGTTGACATTTTCTAACCAAGGCTAACGCGTCTAAGGTGCATAttgttcctaaaaaaaaaaaaaacaaccaacTGTGCGTTGGACCCTTACGTTAAGCTAGCGCTGGCTCAACTTGCATTGTCCCTCAAAAATAGCATATGTTGGCTTAGGTTGTTTTGGGCTAATTGAGTGCAATATGTACCTTTACCTCTTAAGCATCCAAAATAGCATTGGACATGGTTTGGCTCGGACTGGACTTATGATTCTTGTTCTTTCCAGACATATAAAAGTATGTTTGGCCAGTTAACCCATTCTGATCCCATTGGCTTTTTTTTGGAAttgcatcttaatatatctacAAGAAAGACATGGAACCTAGGTTTCTTGCATCTTTTTTTTAAACGGATCGAATAAGTGGTGGAGAGAGACGGATGTATAAACTAAAATGAATTGTGTATTCATAAAAATTTGTCTTAATTGATGGAATCATAGCCATATATATAATCCTTTTTCTTATTGAATAAACCATATAGATGATAAGTGGTCCACACAATCATTAAATGATTGTGTCCATGTCCAACCagagttgtttttttttttttcttggtttaTCTATGCTTAGCACCAAATAAGCTTGGCAATGGATCAGTTCGGATGCGGATTTGGGTCGATTCGAATCCGATCCGATATCTCAATATTTTGATCCGAATTCGATTCGTGATCCGATGGATcaacattttttttattcataccATATCCGATTGGATATTGAAGTATCTAATTGGATACCCATCTacctaaataaaattttttagatgaaaaaaaagCATTAAATAACAGTCCACTATCACTTTTTTATTTTCGAGGCTTTAACCAAGACTAAAGATCCTAAGACCTATATTTTATACAatcaatttatatttaaataatatatatatataagatcgaaTCGAATAATGGATCGAAATGGTCACTATCTGAattcgatcctattcaaaatataaatttattagatttagaaTAAGTCGAATCAAAATTTAGTTAACATCAATTTGACCCATTAGGGTTGGACCTATCTGAAGTCAAACTAGCATCAAATCAATTTCTCAGTCTTTTTTTATCAGCAAAATAAATACATCTCTTTTTATTtgaatttcattttttttctcattaatataaaaatttaaaatataaaaaaattattaatttaaaattatttaattaaaaaaatattataatcatcaaagaaaggaagaaagaaagaaaaagtttcATAAGATTCCTCAAAGACGTGGTCACATGGGTCGGTGGGTGAGCCCTTCGTGGCCCCGCATGCTCGTATCCGAAATGTGCGCTGGCCGTTGGTCCATAAATTCGTGGTGTCAGACCTTTACTCCGCCGTCCTCACCGTGCAACAGCCGCCTTAAACACCACCGAAAGGGCAATCCTATGCCGAAAACCAATCAAAAATAAAACCAGACAACTCCATTAGCTGGTGGTCCCCACTACGATAGTCTCATGTTTCCTTCCAATAAAAAAAGGGCGCTAAGAAATTTGTGGAATTTGTGGTACCACTACTCACAAAGTACGTACGCAGAATGATCTACAACCCTAAAATTACGTCCTCTCGAACGTGACCCACTTCCTCACGTCTCCCTCTCTATGTTTGTGTGGGGTCCGGAGACAACTCAGTGGTTTCTTTGGGTCCCAGGTGAAGTCTTTTTCTGGGTCCAAGGCATCATTCCATGTGAGTAAAAGAAATTAGATAAAATCCTCGTATACGAACCGGAGAATCCAACAATTTTACTATTTCCgcaccgcgatcgagactggatCGAGTTCATGATCTCTGTCCCTCTCCCCATCTCGAGACATACGATCATCTCAGAGAAGAATTTCGGGCTCGATTTTCCCCTCCAATGGCGCTGCTGATGGGACATTCGGTGTCGGATTCGATTGCAGAGGTTTTGCCCACCCAtttcgatcttttttttttttctcttgattctATTTCCCTGTTTCTTGATCTGTTTCTTTACCcccaaaaaaaacttttttttttcgtGTTTTATTCTGTGTTTTTAGGTCTAAATCTGGTAATCTTGATCACATTCTTGCAATTTAGTGGGTAGATGGTCCAAATCTTGGTCTTGATATGGGATTTTCTTTATTTATGAGCAGGATTGTGTTGGTTTTAATGGGTCGATTATCTGGATTTGGGAAGATTTTGATGCTATTTGGAATGTGGGGGATGCAAAGCTTAGCTCTTGATCTCGTTTCCGCCTCTTAATTTCTAGGATTCTTGTGATTCTGGCCTGATGTCTGGTAGCTTTCTTACTGTTTGATTGCTGAAAGAGGGTAAATTGGAGAAGCTCTTCATGTAATTTTTGTTTCAGATGATGGCTAAGGGCGTAGGATTCTGAGTGCTTGGTGTTTTAACGATGGCTAGTGCAAGCTCTTTTAATGTATCCAACTTTAATAGCAGGACAGCCCTCCTCTGCGATGATGCAAGAGAAGTCACCGAGATTGGTGGAATTGATGCCGAGCTCTCAAAGAGCGAAGCATCTCTTCAAAGGGATATGGAGGCCTTGAGTGTCTCCAAAAGTCTAGTAAGGAGTGTAAGTGACAAGGCAAAGAAGAAGAATACTCATAGAGGATGCAACAGGGAAGAGGGGGTGAACTCAAGGGCCGGCCCCTCTCGATGTCTCAACCTTTATGTAAAGGGTGGTGGATGTCGAGTCTGCGCCTGCGAGGTGCTCGATGCAAATGGGAAGAGGAGGCCGAGTACCATGGATGAATGCATGCCACATAAAATGGTGATTGGGGTTGAGAAAACTGGAGTTGAATGCTTCTCCCATGGTGTGACCGAGAGGCTTTGGAAGAAAAACTTGAGAAAGGGGAAAGCAATCGAGCAATGCCCACCGAGGTCTTCTGCCGGGAATTCGCTTTCAGATGATGTCTTGGGATTGATCTTGGTTCGGCTTCCTTTCACTTCTCTGATGGCTGCTCGATGTGTTTGCAAGAAATGGAGAAATTTGACAACCACACCACATTTCATGCAGATGAGATGTGAAAGCGCCCATAAGAGCTCATGGCTGTTCCTGTTTGGCATTAAAAGGGATGGGTGTCATTCTGGGGACATTCATGCTTTGGATGTCTCGTTGGATCGGTGGCATAGGATTAGCAATGATATGCTGAAGGAAAGATTTTTGTTTTCAGTTGCCAATGTTGGGACCGATGTTTATATTGTTGGAGGTCGCTCTAGCTTATCTAATTACTCCTCATCAATGGAGAGAAGGAGCTCCTTCAGGACCCACAAAGAGGTGTTGGTCTTTAGCCCTATAAGAGGCTCGTGGCACAAAGCTGCGTCAATGATATCGGCAAGGTTGAGACCTGTTCTGGGAGTATTTGAAGTCAGTGCTAGCTGCAGTATATTTCATATTCAACCGGATCGTCATGATCGGTTTCCTTTTAGTTCTCAGATTGGTGGGGTTTCAGAGGTCTATGAGGATCCTCACAGG encodes:
- the LOC105058888 gene encoding F-box/kelch-repeat protein At5g42350; the encoded protein is MASASSFNVSNFNSRTALLCDDAREVTEIGGIDAELSKSEASLQRDMEALSVSKSLVRSVSDKAKKKNTHRGCNREEGVNSRAGPSRCLNLYVKGGGCRVCACEVLDANGKRRPSTMDECMPHKMVIGVEKTGVECFSHGVTERLWKKNLRKGKAIEQCPPRSSAGNSLSDDVLGLILVRLPFTSLMAARCVCKKWRNLTTTPHFMQMRCESAHKSSWLFLFGIKRDGCHSGDIHALDVSLDRWHRISNDMLKERFLFSVANVGTDVYIVGGRSSLSNYSSSMERRSSFRTHKEVLVFSPIRGSWHKAASMISARLRPVLGVFEVSASCSIFHIQPDRHDRFPFSSQIGGVSEVYEDPHRFSVRRKLRTAFYEDDNSWEPKEKPSKFIRQNMNKQPKFALIAVGGHGPWDEHLESGEIYDPLTDKWVEIARLPRDFGAVCSGAVCGGMFYVYSEADRLAGYDLEKGIWITIQTSHPPPRLHEYYPTLFSCRSRLFMFCVSWMERDGQLYRREKAVRKLWELDFPSHRWNEVSRHPDAPMDWNAVFIAHENMIYGLEMFSIFGQVLDFLTACRVSDTELKWKRISRKHAAHEADASSCTTKSMVVLHL